From Streptomyces sp. GSL17-111, one genomic window encodes:
- a CDS encoding VWA domain-containing protein, protein MANFAKSNVPRFSVDVYQNPYLPEHGQEVNAIVTVTATGGGTTGGLPLPGPPHGPEGDAPRDRSPDAPPAAVVLMVDCSGSMDYPPAKMRNAREATRAAVDAVRDGVAFAVVAGTHTAKEIYPGGGRLAVADAATRASAKEAVRRLTPGGGTAIGTWLRLADALLASSDAAVRHGILLTDGRNEHEDPETLRETLNACAGRFTCDARGVGTDWEVKEVTGIATALLGTADIVADPAGLATDFTGMMAAAMGKEIGDVALRLWTPQGAEIAFVKQVAPTVVDLTGRRAQAGPRAGDYPTGSWGDESRDYHVCVRVPPAAVGREMLAARVSLIRPRPGDAPEVLGQGLVRALWTDDSAASTAINPQVAHYTGQAELARVIQQGLDARRAGDEGGATAKLGRAVQLAAASGNGETAKLLAKVVDVVDVAAGTVRLKAKVAEADEMTLETRSTKTVRVKKAAN, encoded by the coding sequence ATGGCCAACTTCGCCAAGTCCAACGTGCCGCGGTTCTCGGTCGACGTGTACCAGAACCCCTACCTGCCCGAGCACGGGCAGGAGGTCAACGCGATCGTCACGGTGACGGCGACGGGCGGCGGCACGACGGGCGGGCTGCCGCTGCCGGGCCCCCCGCACGGCCCCGAGGGGGACGCGCCCCGCGACCGGTCGCCCGACGCGCCGCCGGCCGCCGTCGTCCTGATGGTGGACTGCTCCGGCTCGATGGACTACCCGCCCGCGAAGATGCGCAACGCCCGGGAGGCGACGCGTGCCGCCGTCGACGCCGTGCGCGACGGCGTGGCCTTCGCCGTCGTCGCCGGGACCCACACGGCGAAGGAGATCTACCCCGGCGGCGGCCGGCTCGCCGTCGCGGACGCCGCGACGCGCGCCTCCGCCAAGGAGGCGGTGCGGCGGCTGACGCCGGGCGGCGGCACCGCCATCGGGACCTGGCTGCGGCTCGCGGACGCTCTCCTCGCCTCCTCCGACGCGGCCGTCCGGCACGGCATCCTCCTCACCGACGGACGCAACGAGCACGAGGACCCCGAGACGCTCCGGGAGACCCTGAACGCCTGCGCCGGGCGGTTCACCTGTGACGCGCGCGGCGTGGGCACGGACTGGGAGGTGAAGGAGGTCACCGGCATCGCCACGGCCCTGCTGGGCACGGCGGACATCGTCGCCGACCCCGCCGGACTGGCCACCGACTTCACCGGCATGATGGCCGCCGCCATGGGCAAGGAGATCGGCGACGTGGCGCTGCGGCTGTGGACGCCGCAGGGCGCGGAGATCGCCTTCGTCAAGCAGGTGGCGCCGACGGTGGTGGACCTCACCGGCCGCCGGGCGCAGGCCGGTCCGCGCGCCGGGGACTATCCGACGGGTTCATGGGGCGACGAGTCCCGCGACTACCACGTGTGCGTGCGGGTACCGCCTGCGGCGGTGGGCCGGGAGATGCTGGCGGCGCGGGTCTCGCTGATCCGCCCCCGGCCCGGTGACGCTCCCGAGGTGCTGGGCCAGGGGCTGGTCCGGGCCCTGTGGACGGACGACAGCGCCGCGTCCACGGCCATCAACCCGCAGGTGGCCCACTACACCGGCCAGGCGGAACTGGCCCGCGTCATCCAGCAGGGCCTGGACGCGCGCAGGGCCGGGGACGAGGGTGGGGCGACGGCGAAACTGGGTCGGGCGGTGCAGCTCGCCGCCGCCTCCGGCAACGGTGAGACCGCCAAGCTCCTGGCGAAGGTGGTGGACGTCGTCGACGTGGCGGCGGGTACTGTTCGACTCAAGGCGAAGGTCGCCGAGGCCGACGAGATGACGCTCGAAACCCGCTCCACGAAGACGGTGCGCGTCAAGAAGGCCGCCAACTGA
- a CDS encoding PP2C family protein-serine/threonine phosphatase — protein MPQLDRYSTCPGCAEPLEEGDLYCGGCGRSLTAPAPHAPAAPPTGAAPATPPPPAAPPAAPPPPDRPPRPAVPPGAPARRQAVPEPARTAASAVRTPTVPDFTLAPPDPGAVPTEPAAAPGRPRPEGADPAPAIPPPAGPAPGAPDPRTGGAEPSAGAAPGAGRTGTCTGCGTGGFDADGYCELCGHARPRGRDHLEQEVPGVAAASDRGLRHHRNEDAFAITTAPRPGAGPAVVAIVCDGVSSSSRPDEASAAAASAARDAMLDTLPRGVQPPHALHEALGVAARAVAALADARVDGGHNAPACTIVGSVVAEDVLTVGWVGDSRAYWVPEDRSAPAARLTEDDSWAAQMVAAGLMSEAEAFADPRAHAITGWLGADAEEVEPHTASFRPEHPGVVVVCTDGLWNYAESARDMADAVPGDARSRPLPAARQLVDHALKGGGHDNVTVAVIPFPATAPRAGSA, from the coding sequence ATGCCGCAGCTCGACCGATACTCCACCTGCCCCGGGTGTGCCGAACCGCTGGAGGAGGGCGACCTCTACTGCGGTGGCTGCGGCCGCAGCCTGACGGCCCCGGCCCCGCACGCCCCCGCCGCGCCGCCGACGGGCGCAGCCCCGGCCACGCCGCCACCACCCGCCGCGCCACCCGCCGCGCCACCACCGCCCGACAGGCCACCGCGTCCGGCCGTGCCGCCCGGCGCCCCGGCCCGGCGGCAGGCCGTGCCGGAACCCGCGCGGACCGCCGCGTCCGCCGTGCGCACCCCCACCGTCCCGGACTTCACGCTGGCGCCGCCCGACCCCGGCGCGGTGCCGACCGAGCCCGCGGCGGCCCCGGGACGCCCCCGGCCGGAGGGCGCCGACCCCGCGCCCGCGATCCCGCCGCCCGCCGGGCCGGCCCCCGGCGCACCCGATCCGCGCACCGGCGGCGCCGAACCGTCCGCCGGTGCCGCGCCGGGCGCGGGCCGCACGGGAACGTGCACCGGGTGCGGCACCGGCGGCTTCGACGCGGACGGCTACTGCGAGCTGTGCGGCCACGCGCGACCGCGCGGACGCGACCACCTCGAACAGGAGGTGCCCGGCGTGGCCGCCGCGAGCGACCGCGGTCTGCGGCACCACCGCAACGAGGACGCCTTCGCGATCACCACCGCCCCCCGGCCCGGCGCGGGCCCGGCGGTGGTGGCCATCGTCTGCGACGGCGTCTCGTCCTCCAGTCGCCCCGACGAGGCGTCGGCCGCCGCCGCGAGCGCGGCCCGCGACGCGATGCTCGACACCCTGCCGCGCGGCGTCCAGCCCCCGCACGCCCTGCACGAGGCCCTCGGCGTCGCGGCCCGGGCCGTGGCCGCGCTGGCGGACGCCCGGGTGGACGGCGGCCACAACGCCCCGGCCTGCACCATCGTCGGATCGGTCGTGGCCGAGGACGTCCTGACCGTCGGCTGGGTCGGCGACAGCCGCGCGTACTGGGTGCCCGAGGACCGCTCCGCCCCGGCCGCCCGGCTCACCGAGGACGACTCCTGGGCCGCGCAGATGGTGGCCGCCGGGCTGATGAGCGAGGCCGAGGCCTTCGCCGACCCGCGCGCCCACGCCATCACCGGCTGGCTGGGCGCGGACGCCGAGGAGGTCGAACCGCACACCGCGTCCTTCCGTCCGGAGCACCCCGGTGTGGTGGTGGTGTGCACCGACGGCCTGTGGAACTACGCCGAGTCGGCCCGGGACATGGCCGACGCCGTGCCCGGAGACGCCCGGTCCCGGCCGCTCCCGGCCGCCCGGCAGCTGGTCGATCACGCCCTCAAGGGCGGCGGGCACGACAACGTAACAGTGGCCGTCATCCCGTTCCCGGCGACGGCGCCGCGGGCAGGATCGGCCTGA
- a CDS encoding serine/threonine-protein kinase, translating into MSAQRRTCQQRGCEGVYEDVGGGELYCDTCGLSPVVAPPPPRAEAPSGSVPSGRGAPGSAGSGTGGSGAGGAVPTPRSGASSGRSSARSQSSRRSVSGRLSRSVTGALRARSLSVRSSRASGSAGTSRHRLGAGLVTVPEVPRADPASAVLENAEVPERKRFCGNADCGGPVGRSRAGRPGRTEGFCTTCGQPYSFVPKLNPGDVVHGQYEVAGCLAHGGLGWIYLAVDRAVSDRWVVLKGLLDTGDQDAMAAAISERRFLAEIEHAGIVRIYNFVEHLDQRTGSLDGYIVMEYVGGKSLKQLAEERRGPDGRRDPMPVEQACAFGIEALEAIGHLHGRNLLYCDFKVDNAIQQHDQLKLIDLGAVRRMDDHESAVYGTVGYQAPEVAERGPSVASDLYTVARTLAVLTFDFRGYTNMYVDSLPDPESVEVFTRYESFYRFLVRATDPDPERRFGSAAEMAEQLTGVLREVVAVRSGQPRPAVSTLFGPELRVVSTELLPRSDEDVSLLGARPTARGGGRAPVRAAPAGVGPVTVTPLEPRAAALALPVPAVDPEDPNAGFLAGLTGATPADLHVALRSAPADSVELRLRFLRAQLELAPVAPAQPVGAADLAHLSERYAEDWRVVWYRGVAGLVNGDLETAALAFDAVYDAFPGECAPKLALAVSAELLGQWDNAEEFYRLVWSTDPNHVSAAFGLARVRLAGGDRAGAVTALESVPESSIHYVAARVAAISARLRQRGPHEPVLPDVEAAARELERLRTLGLDARRRERLATEVLGRALDWVLAGRPTAPGAPAGAGPLLGSEPTESGLRLGLEGSCRRLARLAQSGSERISWVERANRLRPRTWV; encoded by the coding sequence ATGAGCGCGCAGCGGCGGACGTGCCAGCAGCGGGGCTGCGAGGGGGTGTACGAGGACGTCGGCGGGGGCGAGCTGTACTGCGACACGTGCGGGCTCTCCCCCGTCGTGGCGCCCCCGCCGCCCCGGGCCGAGGCGCCCTCCGGATCGGTGCCGTCGGGCAGGGGAGCCCCGGGCTCGGCGGGTTCCGGCACGGGTGGTTCCGGCGCCGGGGGTGCGGTGCCGACGCCTCGGTCGGGGGCGTCCTCGGGGCGCTCGTCCGCGCGTTCGCAGTCCTCCCGCCGGTCGGTCTCCGGGCGGCTGTCCCGTTCGGTGACCGGAGCGCTGCGGGCCCGCTCGCTGTCGGTGCGCAGCTCACGGGCGTCGGGCTCGGCCGGGACCTCCCGGCACCGGCTCGGCGCCGGGCTGGTCACCGTGCCGGAGGTGCCGCGCGCGGACCCGGCGTCCGCCGTGCTGGAGAACGCCGAGGTCCCCGAGCGCAAGCGGTTCTGCGGCAACGCGGACTGCGGCGGCCCCGTCGGCCGGTCCCGGGCCGGACGGCCGGGCCGTACGGAGGGTTTCTGCACCACGTGCGGACAGCCGTACTCGTTCGTCCCCAAGCTGAACCCGGGGGACGTCGTGCACGGCCAGTACGAGGTGGCGGGCTGCCTGGCCCACGGCGGTCTCGGCTGGATCTACCTCGCGGTGGACCGCGCCGTCTCCGATCGCTGGGTCGTGCTGAAGGGCCTGCTGGACACCGGTGACCAGGACGCGATGGCCGCGGCGATCTCCGAGCGCCGCTTCCTCGCGGAGATCGAGCACGCCGGCATCGTGCGCATCTACAACTTCGTCGAGCACCTCGACCAGCGCACGGGCAGCCTCGACGGCTACATCGTGATGGAGTACGTGGGCGGCAAGTCGCTCAAGCAGCTCGCCGAGGAGCGGCGCGGTCCGGACGGCCGCCGCGACCCGATGCCCGTCGAGCAGGCGTGCGCGTTCGGCATCGAGGCGCTGGAGGCGATCGGCCACCTGCACGGCAGGAACCTGCTGTACTGCGACTTCAAGGTCGACAACGCCATCCAGCAGCACGACCAGCTCAAGCTCATCGACCTGGGCGCCGTGCGCCGCATGGACGACCACGAGAGCGCGGTGTACGGGACGGTCGGATACCAGGCGCCCGAAGTCGCCGAGCGGGGGCCCTCGGTGGCCTCCGACCTCTACACCGTGGCCCGCACGCTCGCCGTGCTGACGTTCGACTTCCGCGGCTACACGAACATGTACGTCGACAGCCTGCCCGACCCGGAGAGCGTCGAGGTCTTCACGCGGTACGAGTCGTTCTACCGCTTCCTGGTGCGCGCCACCGACCCGGACCCGGAACGGCGGTTCGGCTCGGCGGCCGAGATGGCGGAGCAGCTCACGGGAGTGCTGCGGGAGGTGGTGGCCGTCCGCAGCGGGCAGCCGCGACCGGCGGTCTCCACCCTCTTCGGACCGGAACTACGGGTGGTGAGCACCGAGTTGCTGCCCCGGAGCGACGAGGACGTGTCTCTGCTCGGGGCCCGTCCGACGGCGCGCGGCGGCGGACGGGCCCCGGTGCGGGCCGCCCCGGCGGGCGTCGGGCCGGTGACGGTCACTCCGCTGGAGCCGAGAGCGGCGGCGCTGGCCCTGCCGGTGCCCGCCGTGGACCCGGAGGACCCGAACGCCGGGTTCCTCGCCGGACTCACCGGCGCCACCCCGGCGGACCTGCACGTCGCCCTGCGCTCGGCGCCGGCCGACTCCGTGGAGCTGCGGCTGCGCTTCCTGCGGGCGCAGCTGGAGCTGGCACCGGTGGCGCCGGCGCAGCCGGTGGGAGCGGCCGACCTGGCCCACCTCTCCGAGCGGTACGCGGAGGACTGGCGGGTGGTCTGGTACCGGGGCGTGGCCGGTCTGGTCAACGGCGACCTGGAGACGGCCGCGCTCGCCTTCGACGCGGTCTACGACGCCTTCCCCGGCGAGTGCGCGCCGAAGCTGGCCCTAGCGGTGAGCGCCGAGCTGCTGGGCCAGTGGGACAACGCGGAGGAGTTCTACCGGCTGGTGTGGTCCACCGACCCGAACCACGTCAGCGCCGCCTTCGGCCTGGCCAGGGTGCGGCTGGCCGGCGGCGACCGGGCGGGTGCGGTGACGGCGCTGGAGTCGGTGCCCGAATCCTCCATCCACTACGTGGCGGCACGGGTCGCGGCGATCTCCGCCCGGCTGCGGCAACGCGGCCCCCACGAGCCCGTCCTGCCCGACGTGGAGGCCGCCGCGCGGGAGTTGGAACGGCTCCGGACGCTCGGGCTCGACGCCCGGCGCCGGGAACGGCTGGCCACCGAGGTGCTGGGCAGGGCCCTGGACTGGGTGCTGGCCGGACGTCCGACGGCCCCCGGCGCACCCGCCGGAGCCGGTCCGCTGCTCGGCAGCGAACCGACCGAGAGCGGACTGCGTCTGGGACTGGAGGGCTCCTGCCGACGGCTGGCGCGGCTGGCGCAGAGCGGGAGCGAGAGGATCTCATGGGTGGAGCGGGCCAACCGTCTCCGCCCCAGGACTTGGGTGTGA
- a CDS encoding glutamate ABC transporter substrate-binding protein produces the protein MSARRTAAGTAGEAEPATSRADGGAAPSESARPAGRRGGRRRTLITFAALAPVLAAVLTAALLSPGNAPDDAPADVPGNSAGNSAGDGTGTAGRAHVRPQTVAPTAAAAPERCDDGTPAAASLRPSDEAGAAVERIRERGQLVVGVDQNNYLWGYRNPHTGSIDGFDIDLVQAVGRDLLGDDPHIVYRTIPTDQRIPAIREREVDMVVRTMTVNCERRAEVAFSTAYFTAGQQILAPRSSEVTGHDDSLRGLRTCSARGSTAAAAMEREDFGSSQLLVPNQLDCLVRLQLGEVDAVVTDSALAAGLAAQDPTVELVGEPFTTEPYGIAMNLADEDLVRRVNQVLDDFRSGGDDSAWRASYDRWLADVMPDRTPEPPTPQYRD, from the coding sequence ATGAGCGCCAGGCGGACGGCGGCCGGGACCGCCGGGGAAGCGGAACCGGCGACGTCGCGCGCGGACGGCGGGGCGGCGCCCTCGGAGAGCGCCCGGCCAGCGGGGCGGCGCGGCGGGCGGCGCCGGACGCTGATCACCTTCGCCGCCCTCGCCCCCGTACTGGCCGCCGTGCTGACGGCGGCGCTGCTCTCCCCGGGCAACGCCCCGGACGACGCCCCGGCGGACGTCCCGGGGAACAGCGCGGGGAACAGCGCGGGGGACGGCACGGGGACCGCCGGGCGGGCGCACGTCCGCCCGCAGACGGTCGCGCCCACCGCTGCGGCGGCGCCGGAGCGGTGCGACGACGGCACCCCGGCGGCGGCGAGTCTGCGTCCGTCGGACGAGGCGGGCGCGGCGGTGGAACGCATCCGGGAGCGCGGTCAGCTCGTCGTCGGTGTCGACCAGAACAACTACCTGTGGGGCTACCGCAACCCGCACACCGGATCCATCGACGGCTTCGACATCGACCTGGTGCAGGCCGTCGGCCGCGATCTCCTCGGCGACGACCCGCATATCGTCTACCGCACCATCCCCACCGACCAGCGCATTCCGGCCATCCGGGAACGGGAGGTCGACATGGTGGTGCGCACCATGACCGTCAACTGCGAGCGCCGGGCCGAAGTGGCCTTCTCCACGGCGTACTTCACCGCCGGGCAGCAGATCCTCGCCCCTCGCTCCTCCGAGGTCACCGGGCACGACGACTCGCTCCGGGGCCTGCGCACCTGTTCGGCCAGGGGCTCGACGGCGGCAGCGGCCATGGAGCGGGAGGACTTCGGCTCCTCCCAACTGCTCGTGCCGAACCAACTCGACTGCCTGGTGCGGTTGCAGCTCGGAGAGGTGGACGCGGTCGTGACGGACAGCGCCCTGGCCGCCGGACTGGCCGCGCAGGACCCGACGGTGGAGCTGGTCGGCGAACCGTTCACCACGGAGCCGTACGGAATCGCGATGAACCTGGCGGACGAGGACCTGGTCCGCCGCGTCAACCAGGTGCTGGACGACTTCCGCTCCGGCGGTGACGACAGCGCGTGGCGGGCGTCCTACGACCGCTGGCTCGCCGACGTCATGCCGGACCGGACGCCCGAACCGCCGACCCCGCAGTACCGGGACTGA
- a CDS encoding HNH endonuclease — protein MPHVLVLNASYEPLGVVPLRRALILVLNGKAVSLEDSGALMHSATQAVPAPSVVRLKRFVRVPYRGPVPLTRRALFARDGGRCAYCGQTATSVDHVVPRSRGGQHAWDNVVAACRRCNHVKADRHITELGWRLRHQPAPPTGLAWRIIGTGHRDPRWLPYLQPYGADDALARIDGRASA, from the coding sequence GTGCCGCATGTCCTGGTCCTCAACGCGTCGTACGAGCCACTCGGTGTCGTACCGCTCCGCCGCGCGCTCATCCTCGTCCTCAACGGCAAGGCCGTCAGCCTTGAGGACTCGGGCGCCCTGATGCACAGCGCGACCCAGGCCGTGCCCGCCCCCAGCGTGGTGCGGCTCAAGCGGTTCGTGCGGGTGCCCTACCGGGGCCCGGTGCCGCTGACCCGGCGCGCGCTGTTCGCCCGGGACGGCGGGCGCTGCGCCTACTGCGGACAGACGGCGACGAGCGTCGACCACGTCGTCCCGCGCAGCCGCGGCGGACAGCACGCGTGGGACAACGTCGTCGCGGCCTGCCGTCGCTGCAACCACGTCAAGGCGGACCGGCACATCACCGAGCTGGGTTGGCGGCTGCGCCACCAGCCGGCCCCGCCGACGGGCCTCGCGTGGCGCATCATCGGCACCGGGCACCGCGATCCGCGCTGGCTGCCGTACCTGCAACCGTACGGCGCGGACGACGCACTGGCCCGGATCGACGGCAGAGCCTCTGCCTGA
- a CDS encoding mechanosensitive ion channel family protein — translation MCAVDDTVKDAGRRADEAAGWLQSNWENWLGAGLRIVLIVVIALVLRAVVRRTITRLVARMNRPGEEGDGAGGGLGSLLINAERRRQRSEAIGSVLRSVASFLILGTAALTVLSVFSINLGPLLASAGVAGVAIGFGARNLVTDVLTGMFILLEDQYGVGDRVDAGEAVGTVLEIGLRVTKLRGDDGEIWYVRNGEIKRVGNLSQGWATAAVDVQVRSDEDLDAVRRVITDAGRAMAGSAPWDEKLWGPVEVLGLDAVTMESMTVRVSVRTMPGEAPPAARELRWRVKQALDAAGIRIVDDAGLSLEKGVPHQG, via the coding sequence CTGTGCGCCGTGGACGACACCGTGAAGGACGCCGGCCGCCGCGCCGACGAGGCGGCGGGCTGGCTGCAGAGCAACTGGGAGAACTGGCTCGGCGCGGGGCTGCGCATCGTCCTCATCGTGGTCATCGCCCTCGTCCTGCGGGCGGTGGTGCGCCGCACCATCACCCGCCTGGTCGCCCGGATGAACCGCCCGGGTGAGGAGGGGGACGGGGCGGGCGGCGGACTCGGCAGCCTGCTCATCAACGCCGAGCGGCGGCGGCAGCGCTCGGAGGCCATCGGGTCGGTGCTGCGCAGCGTCGCCTCGTTCCTCATCCTCGGTACCGCCGCGCTGACCGTGCTGTCGGTGTTCAGCATCAACCTCGGGCCGCTGCTCGCGAGCGCCGGTGTGGCGGGCGTCGCGATCGGCTTCGGCGCGCGCAACCTCGTCACCGACGTGCTGACCGGCATGTTCATCCTGCTGGAGGACCAGTACGGCGTCGGTGACCGCGTCGACGCCGGGGAGGCCGTCGGCACGGTGTTGGAGATCGGCCTGCGGGTCACCAAGCTGCGCGGTGACGACGGGGAGATCTGGTACGTGCGCAACGGGGAGATCAAGCGCGTCGGCAACCTGAGCCAGGGCTGGGCCACGGCGGCGGTGGACGTACAGGTGCGGTCGGACGAGGATCTGGACGCCGTCCGGCGGGTCATCACCGACGCGGGCCGGGCCATGGCGGGCAGCGCGCCCTGGGACGAGAAGCTCTGGGGCCCGGTGGAGGTGCTGGGCCTGGACGCGGTGACGATGGAGTCCATGACGGTGCGGGTCTCGGTCCGCACGATGCCGGGCGAGGCGCCGCCCGCCGCGCGGGAGCTGCGCTGGCGGGTCAAGCAGGCCCTGGACGCGGCGGGCATCCGCATCGTCGACGACGCCGGGCTGTCCCTGGAGAAGGGCGTGCCCCACCAGGGGTGA
- a CDS encoding 6-phospho-beta-glucosidase, with amino-acid sequence MKLAVVGGGSTYTPELIDGFARLRDSLPVGELVLIDPDAVRLERVGGLARRIFARQGHPGRVTLTDDLAAGAEGADAVLVQLRVGGQAARLRDETWPLECGCVGQETTGAGGLAKALRTVPVVLDIAETVRRVAPDAWIIDFTNPVGIVTRALLDAGHRAVGLCNVAIGLQRTFAELLDLPPDSLHLDHYGLNHLTWELAVRHGGPDGPDLLPRLVADHGARIAERLKLPPALLARLGAVPSYYLRYFYAHDEVVAELREQPARAAEVAAMEERLLEMYADPALDTKPELLASRGGAFYSEAAVALAAALLGRGAPGTAPGPSVQAVNVRNAGTLPFLPDDAVVEVPARVTARGAEPLPAPTLDPLFAGLVAHVTGYETLALDAALRGGRDRVFAALLAHPLVGQYDRAEALTDRLLAHNRDHLPWA; translated from the coding sequence GTGAAGCTCGCAGTGGTGGGCGGTGGCTCCACCTACACCCCGGAACTCATCGACGGATTCGCCCGGCTGCGGGACAGCCTGCCGGTCGGCGAACTCGTCCTCATCGACCCGGACGCGGTACGGCTGGAGCGCGTCGGCGGACTCGCCCGCCGCATCTTCGCCCGGCAGGGCCACCCCGGCCGCGTCACGCTCACCGACGACCTCGCGGCCGGTGCCGAGGGCGCCGACGCCGTCCTCGTCCAGCTCCGCGTCGGCGGGCAGGCGGCGCGGCTGCGGGACGAGACCTGGCCGCTGGAGTGCGGCTGCGTCGGCCAGGAGACGACCGGAGCCGGCGGCCTGGCGAAGGCCCTGCGCACCGTGCCCGTCGTCCTGGACATCGCCGAGACCGTGCGCCGGGTCGCCCCCGACGCGTGGATCATCGACTTCACCAACCCCGTCGGCATCGTCACCCGCGCCCTGCTGGACGCCGGCCACCGCGCCGTCGGCCTGTGCAACGTCGCCATCGGCCTCCAGCGCACCTTCGCCGAACTGCTGGACCTGCCCCCGGACTCGCTCCACCTCGACCACTACGGGCTCAACCACCTGACCTGGGAACTCGCCGTGCGGCACGGCGGCCCCGACGGGCCCGACCTGCTGCCCCGGCTCGTCGCCGACCACGGTGCGCGCATCGCCGAGCGACTGAAGCTGCCGCCCGCGCTGCTCGCCCGTCTCGGCGCCGTCCCCTCCTACTACCTGCGCTACTTCTACGCCCACGACGAGGTGGTGGCGGAACTGCGGGAACAGCCCGCCCGGGCCGCCGAGGTCGCGGCGATGGAGGAGCGGCTCCTGGAGATGTACGCCGACCCCGCCCTGGACACCAAGCCGGAGCTGCTCGCCTCGCGCGGCGGCGCCTTCTACTCCGAGGCCGCCGTCGCCCTGGCCGCCGCCCTGCTCGGCCGGGGCGCACCGGGCACCGCGCCGGGGCCCTCCGTGCAGGCCGTCAACGTGCGCAACGCCGGGACGCTGCCGTTCCTGCCCGACGACGCGGTGGTGGAGGTCCCCGCCCGCGTGACGGCGCGGGGCGCCGAACCGCTGCCCGCCCCCACCCTCGACCCGCTCTTCGCCGGACTGGTCGCCCATGTCACCGGCTACGAGACGCTCGCTCTGGACGCGGCCCTGCGCGGGGGGCGGGACCGCGTCTTCGCCGCCCTCCTGGCACACCCCCTGGTCGGCCAGTACGACCGGGCCGAGGCGCTCACCGACCGGCTGCTGGCGCACAACCGGGACCACCTGCCGTGGGCCTGA
- a CDS encoding N-acetylglucosamine kinase, with the protein MGLSGEDATRRVLAVDAGNSKTDVLLADTGGRVLGTARGPGFRPATGAADAAERAVDTLAGTVRAALAAAPPARPGAAVHHLAACLANADLPREERALAASVASRGWAASSQVVNDTFAVLRAGLPDDGSLRHGVALVCGAGINCVGRAPDGRVHRFPALGALSGDWGGGGGLADAALWHAARAADGRGAPTLLARALPAHFGLPGMPELIEALHLGELPPERRHELTPVLFAVAGDGEGDGDEVAGRLVDRQADEIVALVRVTLDRLGLLGEPTPVLLGGGVAAARHPRLHGRVLRRLAREAPQATVTVLSVPPVLGAALLALDAAGAAPEAHAALRRRFADTRGG; encoded by the coding sequence GTGGGCCTGAGCGGCGAGGACGCCACGCGCCGCGTCCTCGCGGTGGACGCCGGGAACAGCAAGACGGACGTGCTGCTCGCCGACACCGGCGGCCGGGTGCTCGGCACCGCGCGGGGCCCGGGCTTCCGGCCCGCGACGGGCGCGGCGGACGCGGCGGAGCGGGCCGTCGACACGCTGGCCGGGACGGTCCGGGCGGCGCTGGCCGCCGCGCCCCCGGCGCGTCCCGGCGCCGCCGTCCACCACCTCGCCGCCTGCCTGGCGAACGCCGATCTGCCGCGTGAGGAGCGCGCCCTGGCCGCGTCCGTCGCGAGCCGGGGGTGGGCGGCGTCCTCGCAGGTCGTCAACGACACCTTCGCCGTGCTGCGGGCGGGCCTGCCCGACGACGGCTCCCTGCGGCACGGCGTCGCGCTCGTCTGCGGTGCCGGGATCAACTGCGTGGGCCGGGCCCCCGACGGCCGGGTGCACCGCTTCCCGGCGCTCGGCGCGCTCTCCGGCGACTGGGGCGGCGGCGGGGGACTGGCCGACGCCGCCCTGTGGCACGCCGCCCGGGCGGCGGACGGACGCGGTGCCCCCACCCTGCTCGCCCGGGCCCTGCCCGCGCACTTCGGACTCCCCGGTATGCCCGAGCTGATCGAGGCCCTGCACCTGGGGGAGCTGCCGCCCGAACGACGGCACGAGCTGACGCCGGTCCTCTTCGCCGTCGCCGGGGACGGCGAGGGCGACGGCGACGAGGTCGCGGGGCGGCTCGTGGACCGTCAGGCGGACGAGATCGTCGCGCTGGTCCGCGTCACGCTCGACCGCCTCGGCCTGCTCGGGGAGCCGACGCCCGTCCTGCTCGGCGGCGGCGTCGCGGCGGCCCGGCACCCCCGGCTGCACGGCCGCGTGCTGCGTCGGCTCGCCCGGGAGGCGCCGCAGGCGACGGTCACGGTGCTGTCGGTGCCGCCCGTCCTCGGAGCGGCCCTGCTGGCGCTGGACGCGGCCGGCGCCGCACCGGAGGCCCACGCCGCGCTGCGGCGGCGGTTCGCCGACACCCGGGGCGGCTGA